A window of the Corynebacterium minutissimum genome harbors these coding sequences:
- a CDS encoding HNH endonuclease signature motif containing protein: MGVLETYFHYRNSGIALVEQATSSPDELRTLGADPADATELAHLHRTYFGHTRFTGKQRKARAAAMGQQHSLSVLTLIESYTAKVRKDLDAWNLRIKLASTPAHKIRQVATKRLKELRAKRVAKPGVRFTYRSKGPNSITITDAPTVIADIRGTLESVNKTNLLDAARTVIVTGGIGTKPAVHAQVVVTLNELDQIINGDGEEIELNLTNGARMTGADFLAYKFAEIGYATIIHPLEGPVNSYRIKRHASWKQRISLAAEFQTCSRPGCNKPADYCEVHHLIPWQAGGFTNLKNLTFLCAYHNGINDDDPKRPTGRGYMFRLNTGITYIPPWGVPITAMPEYQEATTRLASEKATGQATGQPPDPPPGSG, encoded by the coding sequence ATGGGGGTACTAGAAACCTACTTCCACTACCGCAACTCGGGGATCGCGCTAGTGGAACAAGCAACCAGCTCACCCGATGAGCTTCGCACGCTCGGCGCCGACCCAGCCGACGCCACAGAACTCGCCCACCTTCACCGCACCTACTTCGGGCACACTCGCTTTACCGGCAAACAACGCAAAGCCCGTGCCGCCGCGATGGGACAACAACATAGCCTTAGCGTTCTCACCCTGATTGAGTCCTACACCGCCAAAGTCAGAAAAGACCTCGATGCCTGGAACCTACGCATCAAGCTTGCCAGCACCCCCGCCCACAAAATCCGCCAGGTTGCCACCAAGCGCTTAAAGGAGCTTCGTGCCAAACGTGTAGCTAAACCCGGAGTCCGCTTCACCTACCGCTCCAAGGGCCCGAACTCCATCACCATCACCGACGCCCCGACCGTCATCGCCGACATCCGCGGAACCCTAGAATCCGTTAATAAAACAAACCTGCTTGATGCTGCCCGCACCGTCATTGTCACCGGCGGTATTGGCACCAAACCCGCCGTACATGCCCAAGTCGTTGTCACCCTCAACGAACTCGACCAAATCATCAACGGTGATGGGGAGGAAATAGAACTTAACCTCACCAACGGCGCACGCATGACCGGCGCAGATTTCTTAGCCTACAAGTTTGCCGAGATCGGCTACGCCACCATCATCCACCCCCTTGAAGGCCCGGTTAACTCCTACCGGATTAAGCGGCATGCCAGCTGGAAACAACGCATCAGCCTGGCAGCTGAATTCCAAACCTGCTCTAGGCCCGGCTGCAACAAACCCGCTGATTACTGCGAAGTCCACCACCTCATCCCCTGGCAAGCAGGAGGTTTCACCAACCTCAAAAACCTCACCTTCCTCTGCGCCTACCACAACGGCATTAACGACGATGACCCTAAACGCCCCACAGGCAGGGGCTACATGTTCCGGTTGAACACCGGCATCACATACATCCCGCCCTGGGGTGTGCCAATTACCGCCATGCCCGAATACCAAGAAGCCACAACCAGACTCGCTTCTGAGAAAGCAACAGGACAAGCCACAGGGCAACCACCCGACCCACCGCCAGGATCAGGCTAA
- a CDS encoding GntR family transcriptional regulator, with protein sequence MSTSQRRRPAYLVIADSLRSKIESGELQPGDRFPTERELVQEYKVARMTVRHALDIVQIEGLIDRKRGRTGGTFVRATPPTLSLTSGRSALQQLREHGLDISVQVLSLVLIDAPGHLASALGIEDEDPVWEARAVHVSEGSPIMATTLLIPHSLAPELKEQDLEKPLSTLLAELGLPPVFKRDSLMAATARTEEQKILGVGRTQPVLRITRTVKMEDGTVVAQLEETLRPDAVSVEVELGEDPSPSLD encoded by the coding sequence GTGTCCACCTCTCAACGCCGCCGCCCTGCGTACTTGGTGATCGCGGATTCGCTGCGGAGCAAGATTGAATCCGGTGAGCTGCAGCCGGGCGACCGTTTCCCCACGGAGCGGGAGCTGGTCCAGGAATACAAGGTGGCGCGCATGACGGTGCGCCACGCGCTCGACATCGTGCAGATTGAAGGACTCATCGACCGCAAACGAGGCCGCACTGGCGGCACCTTCGTGCGTGCGACCCCGCCGACGCTGAGCCTGACGAGTGGGCGCAGTGCTCTGCAGCAGCTGCGCGAACACGGTCTCGATATTTCGGTGCAGGTGCTTTCACTTGTGCTTATCGACGCCCCCGGCCACCTCGCCTCCGCCCTCGGCATCGAGGATGAGGACCCCGTGTGGGAGGCGCGCGCAGTGCATGTGTCGGAAGGCTCGCCCATCATGGCCACGACCCTGCTCATCCCGCATTCCTTGGCACCAGAGCTTAAGGAGCAGGACTTGGAGAAGCCGCTGTCTACGCTATTGGCGGAGCTGGGGCTTCCACCGGTGTTCAAGCGAGATTCCCTCATGGCGGCCACCGCGCGCACGGAGGAACAAAAGATACTTGGGGTCGGCCGTACACAACCGGTCTTGCGGATTACTCGCACCGTCAAGATGGAGGACGGCACCGTGGTCGCTCAGCTGGAGGAAACCCTGCGCCCCGACGCCGTCTCCGTCGAAGTTGAGCTTGGCGAGGATCCCTCACCGTCCCTCGACTAA
- a CDS encoding SDR family oxidoreductase produces the protein MLKTAVVTGATGGMGVEIIKDLARDHRVYALGRRAGELPEAENIVPVSVDLLSLLDGSALPDELASLERVDVLVHAAARADKRSVESARPEDWRAQMDLNVHVPAELTRLLLPALRAAEGLAVFINSGAGIHSYGDNVIYAATKHALYALADGLRLGELGIRVSTVAPGPTDTPMLQGLQDYNPEHVIAPVEVAKAIRATVDAGPTTQLTEIRVRPRIELNQRK, from the coding sequence ATGCTGAAGACTGCCGTTGTCACCGGAGCAACCGGTGGGATGGGCGTGGAGATCATCAAGGACCTTGCGCGAGACCACCGCGTGTATGCACTAGGTCGGCGCGCCGGGGAGCTGCCGGAGGCGGAGAACATCGTGCCGGTGAGCGTCGACTTGCTGTCGCTTCTCGATGGCTCAGCGCTCCCTGACGAGCTGGCTTCGCTCGAGCGCGTGGACGTGCTCGTGCATGCGGCAGCCCGGGCGGACAAGCGCTCGGTGGAGAGCGCTCGGCCTGAGGATTGGCGCGCACAGATGGACCTCAACGTACACGTTCCGGCGGAGCTGACCCGCCTGCTCCTGCCCGCGCTGCGTGCGGCCGAGGGACTTGCGGTGTTCATCAACTCCGGTGCTGGTATCCACTCTTATGGCGACAACGTCATCTACGCGGCCACCAAACATGCGCTTTACGCGCTTGCGGACGGCCTGCGCCTCGGCGAACTCGGCATCCGCGTGTCCACCGTCGCGCCGGGCCCGACGGATACCCCGATGCTGCAGGGCTTGCAGGACTACAATCCGGAGCACGTTATCGCCCCGGTCGAGGTAGCGAAGGCCATCCGCGCCACCGTTGATGCTGGCCCGACGACGCAGCTGACCGAGATTCGCGTGCGCCCGCGTATTGAGCTCAACCAGCGGAAGTAA
- a CDS encoding alkylhydroperoxidase domain protein produces MADIINLLAGVEGDVAKLRERRPEAQDNAQASFAALLEPKEPGTFSYVERYAIATFVAGIYQAPQAVEFYSDLLAEESEQLAEEVARAVERGITTGPYIDGGFALFDGSPRLAAALDFAHLLAFHPKDASPAAIGHLQAAGWSNDDIVTLAQLVSFLSFQLRVAHGLSVLAGSAQPAPVMEAPRPTQTPEWVPGEGTLVPDVVKPQGFVAHSLGWKPWVPPQPKEEFTDVQRDALIKPERIDMEYFRLLARDPAALKARTLTDLDIFYNTDGGLGRAERELAATVVSRLNGCEYCASVHQQRAKEEGGDAAAVDRLLDEGVSADLGSEQWSAIRDAALALTESPFAFDASHVDGLREAGFDTLSIIDVINSSAFFNWANRLMLTLGEPDVPKRFR; encoded by the coding sequence ATGGCAGACATCATTAACCTACTGGCGGGCGTCGAGGGGGACGTCGCCAAGCTGCGCGAGCGCCGCCCCGAAGCACAGGACAACGCACAGGCCTCCTTCGCTGCGCTCCTCGAGCCTAAAGAGCCCGGCACGTTCAGCTATGTGGAGCGCTACGCCATCGCGACGTTTGTTGCTGGCATTTACCAGGCTCCGCAGGCGGTGGAGTTCTATTCCGACCTGTTGGCGGAGGAATCGGAGCAACTCGCCGAAGAAGTGGCCCGCGCGGTGGAGCGCGGCATCACCACCGGCCCTTACATTGATGGCGGCTTTGCGCTTTTCGACGGCTCCCCGCGCCTCGCCGCCGCCCTTGACTTCGCCCACCTGCTGGCCTTCCACCCCAAGGACGCCTCCCCGGCCGCGATTGGTCATCTCCAGGCGGCCGGCTGGTCCAACGACGATATCGTGACGCTGGCACAGCTCGTGAGCTTCCTGTCCTTCCAGCTGCGGGTGGCGCACGGTTTGTCCGTTCTGGCTGGCTCCGCGCAGCCCGCACCCGTGATGGAGGCGCCGCGCCCAACCCAAACCCCGGAGTGGGTGCCGGGGGAGGGGACGTTGGTGCCGGACGTCGTTAAGCCGCAGGGTTTTGTGGCGCACTCGCTGGGATGGAAGCCGTGGGTGCCACCGCAGCCGAAGGAGGAGTTCACCGACGTGCAGCGCGACGCTCTGATTAAACCCGAGCGCATCGACATGGAGTACTTCCGCCTGCTGGCCCGCGACCCGGCAGCGCTCAAGGCGCGCACGCTCACGGACCTGGATATTTTCTACAACACCGATGGTGGCTTGGGCCGCGCCGAGCGTGAGCTGGCCGCCACAGTAGTCTCGCGCCTCAACGGCTGTGAGTACTGCGCGTCGGTGCACCAGCAGCGCGCCAAGGAGGAGGGCGGTGACGCTGCGGCGGTTGACCGGCTTCTCGACGAGGGCGTTTCCGCCGACCTGGGCTCGGAACAGTGGTCCGCCATCCGTGACGCCGCTCTCGCCCTGACTGAGTCGCCCTTCGCGTTCGACGCCTCCCACGTGGATGGTCTCCGCGAGGCGGGTTTCGATACGCTATCCATCATCGACGTCATCAACTCCTCCGCGTTCTTCAACTGGGCAAATCGCCTGATGCTGACGCTGGGGGAGCCGGACGTGCCGAAGCGCTTCCGCTAA
- a CDS encoding dipeptide ABC transporter ATP-binding protein — translation MSEATRSTQPLLTVRDLNVSYATERGDVPAVQGVNLAVYPGQMTAIVGESGSGKTTSAMAAIGLLPSNATIDAGTITFDGRDITSLRRREWLELRGRRIGLIPQDPNNSLNPLKTIGASVEEGLAIHHIGSVAERKARALELLERVGIDDPERRYNQYPHELSGGMKQRVLIAAAVALEPDLIIADEPTSALDVTVQKIILDLLDDMRAELGMGILFITHDLAVAGDRADRVVVMESGQLREEGLAATVLTNPQHDYTKRLLADAPSLTVADAGAAPVTERTAGEPLVKVEGLTQRFGDFTAVDDISFTVAKGSTHALVGESGSGKTTTGRSIAMFNTPTSGSITVGGRDIVGLRGKALREERNNIQLVYQNPYGSLDPKQSIGQTVAEPLRNLKGARASTAKAKAKEFLDLVALNPDYYDRRPRELSGGQRQRVAIARAMIVEPELVILDEAVSALDVTVQAQILRLLARLQEELGLTYIFISHDLAVVNQISDTVSVLSKGQQVEYGPTAEVFSNPQSPFTRKLIEAIPGSRYRAGDLNLGL, via the coding sequence ATGTCTGAAGCAACACGCTCAACGCAGCCCCTGCTCACCGTGCGAGACCTCAACGTCTCCTATGCCACAGAACGCGGTGACGTTCCCGCCGTCCAAGGGGTCAATCTCGCAGTGTACCCGGGGCAAATGACCGCCATCGTGGGCGAGTCCGGCTCCGGCAAGACCACCTCTGCTATGGCCGCCATTGGCCTGCTGCCCTCCAACGCCACGATTGACGCCGGCACCATCACCTTCGATGGCCGCGATATCACCTCGTTGCGCCGTCGCGAGTGGCTCGAGCTGCGCGGTCGCCGCATCGGGCTCATCCCGCAGGACCCGAACAACTCGCTTAATCCTCTCAAGACCATCGGCGCCTCGGTGGAGGAGGGCCTAGCCATCCACCACATCGGCAGCGTCGCCGAGCGCAAAGCCCGCGCGCTGGAGCTGCTGGAGCGCGTTGGCATCGATGACCCCGAGCGCCGCTATAACCAGTACCCGCACGAGCTCTCGGGCGGTATGAAACAGCGCGTGCTCATCGCTGCGGCCGTGGCGCTGGAGCCGGACCTCATCATCGCCGACGAGCCCACTTCTGCCCTCGATGTCACGGTGCAGAAGATTATCCTCGATCTCCTCGATGACATGCGCGCGGAGCTCGGCATGGGCATCCTCTTTATCACCCACGACTTGGCGGTGGCGGGCGATCGCGCCGACCGCGTGGTGGTCATGGAGTCCGGCCAGCTGCGCGAGGAGGGCCTAGCCGCCACTGTCCTGACGAACCCGCAGCACGACTACACCAAACGCCTGCTTGCCGACGCCCCCTCCCTCACCGTCGCCGACGCCGGCGCCGCGCCGGTTACTGAACGCACCGCGGGCGAACCTTTGGTAAAGGTGGAGGGCCTGACCCAACGCTTTGGTGATTTCACCGCCGTCGATGACATCTCCTTCACCGTGGCCAAGGGCTCCACCCACGCGCTAGTGGGCGAGTCCGGCTCCGGCAAGACGACGACTGGGCGCAGCATCGCCATGTTCAACACCCCGACGTCGGGCAGCATCACCGTGGGTGGGCGCGACATCGTGGGCCTGCGCGGTAAGGCCTTGCGCGAAGAGCGCAACAATATCCAGCTGGTCTACCAGAATCCCTACGGCTCCCTGGACCCCAAGCAGTCCATCGGCCAGACGGTGGCGGAGCCGCTGCGGAACTTGAAGGGGGCGCGTGCAAGCACGGCGAAAGCCAAAGCCAAGGAGTTCCTGGATTTGGTGGCGCTCAACCCGGACTACTATGACCGCCGCCCACGCGAGCTCTCCGGCGGCCAGCGCCAGCGCGTGGCCATTGCCCGCGCCATGATTGTGGAGCCGGAGTTGGTCATCCTTGACGAGGCCGTTTCCGCGCTCGACGTCACCGTACAGGCGCAGATCCTGCGCCTGCTTGCCCGACTGCAGGAGGAGCTTGGCCTGACCTACATCTTCATCTCGCACGACCTGGCGGTAGTCAACCAAATCTCCGATACCGTGTCCGTGCTGTCGAAGGGCCAACAGGTGGAATATGGGCCCACAGCCGAGGTCTTCAGCAACCCACAGTCACCGTTTACCAGGAAGCTTATCGAGGCCATTCCCGGCTCGCGCTACCGCGCCGGCGACCTCAACCTCGGCCTGTAG
- a CDS encoding ABC transporter permease → MSMMHTKPRRGYRRAAAGQGNPWLKPGSLIAIVILAVAFLAALFPGLFTSADPYAGTDVALLPPGENGHLMGTDAVGRDLYARVVYGARQSLLGALIAVAVGLVVGTLIGLLAGSLRGIVDTILMRVVDVLLSIPGILLSLSIIIVLGFGSVQAAVAVGATSVATFARLARSQVITVANAEYIEAAYGAGATRTTVLLRHILPNSLTPVIALATLQFGTAILQLSILGFLGYGAPPPTPEWGLIIAEGRDFMATAWWLIILPGIALAAVVMSANRLSRNFPVEA, encoded by the coding sequence ATGAGCATGATGCACACTAAGCCGCGCCGCGGCTACCGTCGTGCCGCTGCTGGCCAGGGTAACCCTTGGCTTAAGCCGGGCTCTCTTATCGCCATCGTTATTCTGGCCGTGGCTTTCCTTGCTGCGTTGTTCCCGGGCCTGTTTACGTCGGCCGACCCGTATGCCGGCACCGACGTCGCCTTGCTCCCGCCGGGCGAGAATGGCCACCTCATGGGCACCGATGCGGTGGGCCGTGACCTCTATGCCCGCGTGGTCTACGGCGCGCGCCAGTCCCTCCTTGGGGCGCTCATCGCCGTGGCGGTGGGGCTCGTCGTCGGCACGCTCATTGGTTTGCTGGCTGGTTCTCTGCGGGGAATCGTTGACACTATCCTCATGCGCGTTGTCGACGTGCTGCTGTCCATCCCCGGCATCCTGCTGTCGCTGTCCATCATCATCGTGCTGGGCTTCGGCTCGGTCCAGGCGGCGGTCGCCGTCGGCGCGACCTCGGTGGCGACCTTCGCGCGCCTGGCTCGCTCCCAGGTCATCACCGTGGCCAATGCCGAGTACATCGAGGCGGCTTACGGTGCTGGCGCGACCCGCACCACGGTGCTGCTGCGCCACATCCTGCCGAACTCGCTGACCCCGGTTATCGCTCTGGCTACCTTGCAGTTCGGCACTGCCATCCTGCAGCTGTCGATTCTCGGCTTCCTGGGCTACGGCGCCCCGCCGCCCACCCCGGAGTGGGGCCTCATTATTGCCGAGGGCCGCGACTTCATGGCCACCGCCTGGTGGCTCATCATCCTGCCCGGCATCGCTCTGGCAGCCGTGGTGATGTCCGCCAACCGCCTGTCCCGCAACTTCCCCGTGGAGGCCTAA
- a CDS encoding ABC transporter permease, which translates to MTTRQILSRIGQAVLVLLITYTVAFFLLSALPSDAVQSRFGDPALGLSQAEIDAIREEMGVDKPLMVQYFTALGGFLTGHFGNSTQSGAPVATLLADALPRTLILAACAIGLAIIVAVLVAFLATLPGMGSIATFFRGLPSLMVSLPGFWIGILLIQVFSFQLGWVRVIEPGSVEGLILPTLTLAVPMTAPLIQVLIRSIDETQSRPFVQAVRSRGASESWIFWRTILRNSLLPTLTMAGLLFGELVGGAVVTETVFGRTGLGYMTAQAVANRDTPVLLAVVLIAATSYIIINLVVDLLYPVLDPRLRAKSSDHKAPRTPAAAPAVGSEERTVRS; encoded by the coding sequence ATGACAACCCGCCAGATTCTTAGCCGCATCGGGCAAGCCGTGCTCGTGCTGCTTATTACCTATACCGTGGCCTTCTTCCTCCTCTCGGCGCTGCCGTCGGATGCGGTGCAGTCGCGCTTCGGTGACCCGGCCCTGGGCCTGTCCCAAGCAGAGATTGACGCTATCCGGGAGGAGATGGGCGTCGACAAGCCGCTCATGGTTCAGTACTTCACCGCGTTGGGTGGTTTCCTGACCGGCCATTTCGGTAACTCGACGCAGTCGGGTGCGCCGGTAGCCACGCTGCTTGCCGACGCCCTTCCCCGCACCCTCATCCTCGCCGCTTGCGCCATTGGCTTGGCCATCATCGTGGCCGTGCTGGTGGCCTTTTTGGCCACGTTGCCGGGGATGGGTAGTATCGCTACCTTCTTCCGTGGCCTGCCGTCCCTCATGGTCTCCCTGCCCGGATTCTGGATCGGTATTCTGCTCATCCAGGTCTTTTCCTTCCAGCTGGGCTGGGTACGCGTCATTGAGCCCGGCAGCGTGGAGGGGCTTATCTTGCCTACGCTCACGCTGGCGGTTCCGATGACTGCTCCGCTCATCCAGGTGCTCATCCGCTCTATCGATGAGACGCAATCGCGTCCCTTCGTGCAGGCGGTGCGCTCGCGTGGTGCCTCGGAGTCCTGGATTTTCTGGCGCACCATCCTCCGCAACTCGCTGCTGCCGACTCTGACCATGGCGGGCTTGCTTTTCGGCGAGCTGGTGGGTGGTGCCGTGGTGACGGAGACCGTCTTTGGTCGCACCGGTTTGGGCTACATGACCGCCCAGGCCGTGGCTAACCGCGATACCCCGGTGTTGCTGGCTGTGGTGCTTATCGCTGCTACTTCCTACATCATCATCAACCTTGTTGTGGACCTTCTCTACCCAGTGCTCGATCCGCGCCTGCGGGCGAAGTCCTCCGACCACAAGGCTCCCCGGACGCCCGCCGCAGCCCCGGCTGTTGGCTCTGAAGAAAGGACGGTGCGCTCATGA
- a CDS encoding TIGR04028 family ABC transporter substrate-binding protein — protein sequence MRCVKSTRTTTNYLVKALTVKTLRALAATLAAALAASVGACSAADRPAGEDNVLTYLEPQFFRTLYPPAAGFYPNGGVVNQLTDRLLYQDPVTLDLSPWIATQMPEVNEDATEYTFDIRTDVTYSDGSPLTAENVVANFDLFGRGDKTRTLTSSEQIANYDRGEVVDEDTVKFYFTKPSPGFLQATSAYNAGLLSDSTLALDNEGFGPGNAVNVIGSGPFVVESEEIGTDLKLEAREDYDWAPPAVKHQGRAQIDGIHYILAAEESVRTGAITSGQADIARQISAPQESLLEDRGISIVSRGTNSMNNQFAFRFDHPLLQDKRVREAIIHGVDREEILRVLFSDSYPLATSTVAKTGLAYKDQSAAYTFDPEESKRLLDEAGWKPGPDGIRVKDGKRLSLRTNTALPQPRSKEVMTMVQDQLRGIGIEIQVNAGDQATQNADAKDVNKVQIYHSMVGRADYDVITSLYGINNRDAFLNQDGEGEPVDKHLQELLDVVLGTPDVQGRIKATEDVQDYITEQAYALPLFEEPVVYAVRPEVSGFSPESVARPWFYEVTIDRKGK from the coding sequence ATGCGTTGTGTTAAATCCACACGCACGACAACGAACTACCTTGTGAAAGCTCTTACCGTGAAAACTCTACGCGCACTCGCCGCCACCCTGGCCGCAGCTCTTGCCGCTTCCGTTGGCGCCTGCTCGGCCGCAGACCGGCCGGCCGGGGAGGACAACGTCCTCACCTATCTCGAGCCGCAATTTTTCCGCACGCTGTACCCACCCGCAGCGGGTTTCTATCCCAACGGCGGCGTGGTCAACCAGCTCACCGACCGCCTCCTATACCAAGACCCAGTGACCTTGGATCTCTCGCCGTGGATCGCCACGCAGATGCCCGAAGTCAACGAGGACGCCACCGAGTACACCTTCGATATCCGCACGGACGTCACGTACTCCGATGGCTCCCCGCTTACCGCGGAGAACGTCGTGGCTAACTTTGACCTGTTTGGCCGCGGCGATAAAACCCGCACGCTGACCAGCTCGGAGCAGATCGCGAATTATGACCGCGGCGAGGTCGTTGACGAGGACACCGTGAAGTTCTACTTCACCAAACCCTCCCCAGGCTTCCTCCAAGCCACCTCCGCCTACAACGCTGGCCTGCTATCTGATTCGACCCTCGCGCTCGACAACGAGGGCTTCGGCCCCGGCAACGCGGTGAACGTCATTGGTTCTGGGCCGTTCGTGGTGGAGTCGGAAGAAATCGGCACCGATCTTAAGCTCGAGGCCCGCGAGGATTATGACTGGGCCCCGCCCGCCGTGAAGCACCAAGGCCGCGCGCAGATCGACGGCATTCACTACATCTTGGCCGCTGAGGAGTCCGTGCGCACCGGCGCAATTACCTCGGGACAAGCGGACATCGCCCGCCAGATTTCCGCCCCGCAGGAATCCTTGTTGGAAGACCGCGGCATCAGCATTGTCTCGCGCGGTACCAACTCGATGAATAACCAGTTCGCCTTCCGTTTCGATCACCCGCTGCTGCAGGACAAACGTGTGCGCGAGGCCATCATTCACGGCGTCGACCGCGAGGAGATTCTCCGCGTGCTCTTCTCCGATTCTTACCCGCTGGCCACCTCAACCGTGGCGAAGACCGGCTTGGCCTACAAGGACCAATCCGCTGCCTATACGTTCGACCCGGAGGAGTCGAAGCGCCTCCTCGATGAGGCTGGCTGGAAGCCAGGCCCCGATGGCATCCGCGTCAAGGACGGAAAGCGCCTGAGCCTGCGCACGAACACCGCGCTGCCGCAGCCGCGCTCCAAAGAGGTCATGACGATGGTGCAGGATCAGCTGCGCGGAATCGGAATTGAAATCCAAGTCAACGCCGGTGACCAGGCCACCCAGAACGCCGACGCCAAGGACGTCAACAAGGTGCAGATTTATCACTCGATGGTGGGCCGCGCCGATTACGACGTCATCACCTCGCTCTACGGCATCAACAACCGCGACGCTTTCCTTAACCAGGATGGGGAAGGGGAGCCCGTCGATAAGCACCTGCAAGAGCTTCTCGACGTCGTCCTCGGCACCCCCGACGTGCAAGGCCGCATCAAGGCCACTGAAGACGTCCAGGATTACATCACGGAGCAGGCCTATGCACTGCCGCTCTTTGAGGAACCCGTGGTTTACGCCGTGCGTCCGGAGGTATCCGGCTTTAGCCCCGAGTCGGTCGCGCGTCCGTGGTTCTACGAGGTCACCATCGACAGGAAGGGCAAGTAG
- a CDS encoding FAD/NAD(P)-binding protein, whose product MPSIALIGAGPRGISLVERLAAHLRATPLAAPLTLHIIDDAPLGAGRIWDTEQTRTLCMNTLAGAVTLFTEPGSTTTAPVLEGPILYEWIQLLRGERPDLSPAKLELYDAFPPHRDLASSFAEELEQTRPESNPSRALYGAYLEWVYEVALAQLPENVNVVEHRARALSVEDSGEQDVITLSDDTTITADATALAYGWQVPALNESERALAGAAQSGLHWVRPDNPVEQPVSDVPAGEKVLVRGLGMGFFDVMALLTIDRGGEFVEDPSTRSGLRYEPSGDEPHFIVSSGRGYPYIPKSEYHALPPKAALTRFRAAVAALDPKAELDFGTQLLPHILRDAYAEYYENQARVAPEALKRPLEDILATIDATAVDAADLRSMTDQLTAALEGFSSQPLDLAHWAHPLADFEGGDLTEYIAEGLARDIREAVAAADSPLKSALWAISAARKPASIAGSEGRMTWESRTSTYKEFMAFGQMVGSGPPLFRTRQLLALVDAGLATFLGERPQLEVGEKFTLRTAHGEASSAWLIDAWMHSPDVRRAADPLAVSLNGRVRAFVDHGQATGSPETTWNRRVVNPGGGEDPRLHIVGIPTYAQWPDTTISPMPGTDPLMLQETDRTAGSLLSTL is encoded by the coding sequence ATGCCTTCCATCGCCCTCATTGGCGCCGGCCCACGTGGCATCTCGCTGGTTGAGCGCCTCGCCGCCCACCTGCGCGCCACCCCTCTTGCAGCACCCCTGACGCTGCACATCATCGACGACGCCCCACTGGGCGCCGGCCGCATTTGGGATACCGAGCAAACTCGCACGCTGTGCATGAACACGCTCGCTGGCGCGGTAACCCTCTTCACCGAGCCGGGTTCCACCACCACCGCCCCGGTACTGGAAGGCCCCATTCTCTACGAGTGGATCCAGCTGCTGCGCGGCGAGCGCCCAGACCTTTCCCCCGCCAAACTGGAGCTTTACGACGCCTTCCCACCCCACCGCGACCTCGCCAGCTCCTTCGCCGAAGAGCTTGAACAGACCCGTCCAGAGTCCAACCCTTCCCGCGCACTCTACGGCGCCTACCTGGAGTGGGTCTATGAGGTAGCACTGGCACAGCTGCCGGAGAACGTTAACGTGGTCGAGCACCGCGCCCGCGCGCTGTCCGTGGAGGACAGCGGTGAGCAGGATGTCATTACACTTTCCGATGACACCACCATCACCGCCGACGCCACCGCCCTGGCCTACGGCTGGCAGGTCCCCGCTCTGAACGAATCCGAGCGCGCCCTGGCGGGCGCTGCACAGTCGGGTCTGCACTGGGTACGCCCCGACAACCCCGTCGAGCAGCCAGTGAGCGACGTTCCTGCGGGCGAGAAGGTTCTGGTCCGCGGACTGGGAATGGGCTTCTTCGACGTCATGGCTCTGCTCACCATCGACCGCGGTGGTGAGTTTGTGGAGGATCCTTCGACGCGCTCCGGGCTGCGCTACGAGCCGAGCGGCGACGAGCCGCACTTCATCGTGAGTTCGGGCCGCGGATACCCGTATATTCCGAAGTCGGAGTACCACGCGTTGCCACCGAAGGCAGCGTTGACTCGCTTCCGCGCCGCGGTGGCCGCTCTCGATCCGAAGGCTGAGCTCGACTTCGGCACCCAGCTGCTGCCGCACATCCTGCGCGATGCCTACGCCGAGTACTACGAGAATCAGGCGCGCGTGGCCCCTGAGGCGCTTAAGCGCCCCCTCGAGGACATCCTGGCAACTATCGACGCCACCGCGGTTGATGCCGCGGACTTGCGCAGCATGACGGACCAGCTCACTGCTGCGCTCGAGGGTTTCTCGAGCCAGCCGCTAGACCTGGCACACTGGGCTCACCCGCTAGCCGATTTCGAAGGCGGTGACCTTACTGAATACATCGCCGAGGGCTTGGCCCGCGATATCCGCGAGGCAGTCGCTGCTGCCGATTCTCCGCTGAAGTCCGCGCTGTGGGCCATCTCCGCCGCGCGCAAGCCCGCCTCCATAGCTGGTTCCGAGGGTCGCATGACGTGGGAGTCCCGGACCAGTACCTACAAGGAATTCATGGCGTTCGGCCAGATGGTGGGCTCTGGCCCGCCGCTGTTCCGCACGCGCCAACTGCTCGCGCTTGTCGACGCCGGCCTCGCCACCTTCCTCGGCGAGCGGCCCCAGCTCGAGGTGGGCGAGAAGTTTACGCTGCGCACCGCGCATGGCGAAGCCTCCTCGGCCTGGCTTATCGACGCCTGGATGCACTCCCCCGACGTCCGCCGCGCCGCCGACCCTCTCGCGGTCTCGCTCAACGGCCGCGTGCGTGCCTTCGTTGACCACGGCCAGGCCACGGGTTCACCGGAAACAACCTGGAACCGTCGCGTCGTGAACCCCGGCGGTGGTGAGGACCCCCGCCTGCACATCGTCGGCATTCCCACCTACGCGCAGTGGCCGGATACCACCATCTCCCCCATGCCGGGCACAGACCCGCTCATGCTGCAGGAGACCGACCGCACTGCTGGTTCCCTCCTCAGCACCCTTTAG